The following coding sequences lie in one Myxococcus xanthus genomic window:
- the nrfD gene encoding NrfD/PsrC family molybdoenzyme membrane anchor subunit, translating to MAETASTTYHDPLEPRPLVAPHHDDATLNETLLDHVWRKPGKGWFMLFGLSLSALGLLVIGVTYTLARGIGVWGNNQPVGWAFDIINFVWWVGIGHAGTLISAILLLFQQKWRTSINRFAEAMTLFAVMCAGLFPLLHTGRPWFAFWLFPYPSTLGAWPQFRSPLVWDVFAISTYLTVSALFWFVGLIPDLAALRDSSKTKLQRTIYGLFALGWRGSGRHWHNYKIAYLLLAGLSTPLVVSVHTIVSFDFAVSLLPGWHATIFPPYFVAGAVFSGFAMVITLIIPARKYLGLRDVITDRHLENMNKVILATGLLVSYGYLMEHFVAWYSQNQYELWTFYVNRATGPYAGVYWLMIACNVITPNIFWFKKCRTNIAIMWVASIAVNIGMWCERFIIIVTSLSQDFLPSSWGIYTPTWVDWSIYIGTLGLFGTLFLLFLKFVPAVAISEVKELQLELKHAAHQHGSDDALAGAGTLTHGAH from the coding sequence ATGGCTGAAACTGCTTCCACCACGTATCACGACCCGCTCGAGCCACGACCCCTCGTCGCGCCGCACCATGACGACGCGACCCTGAACGAGACGCTGCTGGACCATGTCTGGCGCAAGCCGGGCAAGGGCTGGTTCATGCTCTTCGGCCTGTCGCTCAGCGCCCTGGGCCTGCTCGTCATCGGTGTCACCTACACGCTGGCCCGCGGTATCGGCGTGTGGGGTAACAACCAGCCTGTCGGCTGGGCGTTCGACATCATCAACTTCGTCTGGTGGGTCGGTATCGGCCACGCCGGTACGCTCATCTCCGCCATCCTCCTGCTCTTCCAGCAGAAGTGGCGCACGAGCATCAACCGGTTCGCGGAAGCCATGACGCTGTTCGCCGTCATGTGCGCCGGTCTGTTCCCGCTGCTGCACACCGGCCGTCCCTGGTTCGCCTTCTGGCTGTTCCCCTACCCCAGCACCCTGGGCGCGTGGCCGCAGTTCCGCTCGCCGCTGGTGTGGGACGTGTTCGCCATCTCGACCTACCTCACGGTGTCCGCGCTCTTCTGGTTCGTGGGCCTCATCCCGGACCTGGCGGCGCTGCGTGATTCGTCCAAGACGAAGCTCCAGCGGACCATCTACGGCCTGTTCGCGCTCGGTTGGCGCGGCTCCGGTCGGCACTGGCACAACTACAAGATTGCGTACCTGCTGCTGGCCGGCCTCTCCACGCCGCTCGTGGTGTCCGTGCACACCATCGTTTCGTTCGACTTCGCCGTCTCCCTGCTGCCCGGCTGGCACGCCACCATCTTCCCGCCCTACTTCGTGGCCGGCGCCGTGTTCAGCGGCTTCGCGATGGTGATCACGCTCATCATCCCGGCGCGCAAGTACCTGGGTCTGCGGGACGTCATCACGGACCGCCACCTGGAGAACATGAACAAGGTCATCCTGGCGACGGGCCTGCTCGTCTCCTACGGGTACCTGATGGAGCACTTCGTCGCCTGGTACTCGCAGAACCAGTACGAGCTCTGGACCTTCTACGTGAACCGCGCCACGGGCCCCTACGCCGGCGTGTACTGGCTGATGATCGCCTGCAACGTCATCACCCCGAACATCTTCTGGTTCAAGAAGTGCCGCACCAACATCGCCATCATGTGGGTGGCGTCCATCGCGGTGAACATCGGCATGTGGTGCGAGCGGTTCATCATCATCGTCACCTCGCTGAGCCAGGACTTCCTGCCGTCCTCCTGGGGCATCTACACCCCGACGTGGGTGGACTGGTCCATCTACATCGGCACGCTGGGCCTGTTCGGCACCCTGTTCCTCCTGTTCCTCAAGTTCGTGCCCGCGGTCGCCATCAGCGAGGTGAAGGAGCTCCAGCTCGAGCTCAAGCACGCCGCTCACCAGCACGGCTCTGATGATGCGCTTGCCGGCGCCGGCACCCTCACCCACGGAGCTCACTAA
- a CDS encoding DUF3341 domain-containing protein, translating to MEATVLDSWVLAEFSTPDALVTATRQMREKGFEGMDTYSPYPLHGGSEALGLPPSRVPFIALCGGLTGVATALAMQTWMNTIDYPLNIGGRPLLSLPAWVPITFELGVLFAAFGIFFGLLGLSRLPQPYHPVFESEEFRTASTHGYWLSVPQATGTDAAPVMDQLKALGATQVTLVTGEKE from the coding sequence ATGGAAGCCACCGTTCTCGATTCCTGGGTCCTGGCGGAGTTCTCGACGCCGGACGCCCTCGTGACCGCCACCCGCCAGATGCGGGAGAAGGGCTTCGAGGGAATGGACACCTACTCTCCGTACCCGCTGCACGGCGGGTCGGAGGCCCTGGGGCTGCCGCCCTCGCGCGTGCCATTCATCGCCCTGTGCGGCGGTCTGACGGGCGTGGCCACGGCGCTGGCCATGCAGACGTGGATGAACACCATCGACTACCCGCTCAACATCGGTGGTCGCCCGCTGCTGTCGCTGCCGGCGTGGGTGCCCATCACGTTCGAGCTGGGGGTGCTGTTCGCCGCCTTCGGCATCTTCTTCGGTCTGCTGGGGCTCAGCCGCCTGCCCCAGCCGTACCACCCCGTCTTCGAGTCCGAGGAGTTCCGCACCGCCTCCACGCACGGCTACTGGCTGAGCGTGCCCCAGGCGACGGGCACGGACGCGGCGCCGGTCATGGATCAGCTCAAGGCCCTGGGCGCGACCCAGGTGACCCTCGTCACGGGAGAGAAGGAATGA